From a single Anaerolineales bacterium genomic region:
- the coxB gene encoding cytochrome c oxidase subunit II produces MRHFVIVGILVLVMTILTYVGLDAAGIARQMHPVAASAQAESIDSLWNLEIIAISFLFALIVVPMVYSLVVFRRKKGDTTDAEHMEGNTTLEIGWTVGPLIMVVVFAYLGAYSLGEVRREDPNAFVINVTARQFAWTFEYPEYGIVSDVLYLPVNKQVLLKMESPDVIHSFWVPEFRVKQDIVPGRVTEYRITPSLEGEYKVRCAELCGTSHAFMENTVIVTSQVNYDAWVAEQSELAALAGQSPEGQGQILAVQNGCIGCHSIDGTPLTGPTWFGLYESQRQFESGGGVTADDAYITESILDPLAKIVAGYPPVMPPYDLTDEQIANLIAYIKTLK; encoded by the coding sequence ATGCGACATTTTGTGATCGTGGGGATTCTCGTGCTTGTCATGACTATCCTCACTTATGTTGGTCTCGACGCGGCTGGCATTGCAAGGCAGATGCACCCCGTTGCGGCAAGCGCTCAGGCGGAGTCGATCGACAGCCTGTGGAATTTGGAGATCATTGCGATTTCCTTTTTGTTTGCGCTGATCGTTGTGCCGATGGTCTATAGCCTGGTGGTGTTCCGCCGCAAAAAGGGCGACACGACCGATGCCGAGCACATGGAGGGGAATACAACGCTGGAGATCGGCTGGACGGTGGGTCCGTTGATCATGGTGGTGGTGTTCGCTTATCTGGGGGCGTATTCGCTCGGGGAAGTGCGGCGGGAGGATCCCAACGCGTTCGTTATTAATGTAACCGCCCGTCAATTCGCATGGACGTTCGAATATCCTGAGTATGGAATTGTCAGCGATGTGCTCTATCTTCCGGTGAACAAGCAGGTGTTATTGAAGATGGAATCGCCGGATGTGATCCACTCGTTCTGGGTTCCCGAATTCCGCGTCAAACAGGACATTGTGCCTGGTCGCGTGACCGAGTACCGCATCACCCCGTCACTGGAGGGGGAATACAAGGTGCGCTGTGCGGAATTGTGCGGGACATCCCATGCGTTCATGGAAAACACAGTGATCGTCACTTCGCAGGTGAATTATGACGCCTGGGTGGCGGAGCAGAGTGAGCTTGCGGCTTTGGCGGGTCAATCTCCCGAGGGACAGGGGCAAATTCTGGCGGTACAGAACGGCTGTATCGGCTGTCACTCGATCGATGGTACGCCATTGACGGGTCCGACCTGGTTTGGTCTGTATGAAAGCCAGCGCCAGTTTGAAAGCGGCGGCGGCGTGACCGCGGATGATGCCTATATCACCGAATCGATTTTGGATCCGCTCGCTAAGATCGTGGCTGGTTATCCTCCTGTGATGCCGCCCTATGATCTCACCGATGAGCAGATTGCCAATCTGATCGCGTACATCAAGACGTTGAAGTAA